A window from Bacteroidota bacterium encodes these proteins:
- a CDS encoding NADH-quinone oxidoreductase subunit M, with amino-acid sequence MIALLLILIPLLTGIVSFFIKEDKNVRTWAYVSSVVTVGVVLFGLLSCSDPSCFDFKAEWMGSLGSSFHLKMDGISKLMCLLTAIAYPMIFISTLKTSYKNSNRYFGLMLLTQAGLLGVFTAADALLFYFFWELALIPVYFLCSTWGGEKRIAVTFKFFVYTFLGSVLMLIALLFIYNSTPDSSFDIESFYKAAVGENRQSWVFWMMFVAFAIKMPVFPFHTWQPDTYEQTNTGTTMVLSGLMVKMGLFAVIRWLLPVIPFATANWTNAVAFLCVFGIIYASLIAIRQDDIKRLVAYSSIAHIGLMCLTLFAVNKTGMQGVMLQMFNHGINIIGLWIVVEIIERNLGVRKISQLGGLANSSPTLAIFLTIIALANIALPLTNAFPGEFLMFNGIFNSNAFDGGYTLFGSVKFNASSFGLLFTVVAGIGIILAAIYTLNMIRKVFYGETNELTAKGISLGINEKIVLSVIVILIIVIGVYPKPLLDITEQAADFIMNKADVSQFLKK; translated from the coding sequence ATGATCGCATTATTATTGATATTAATTCCATTACTGACTGGCATTGTATCTTTTTTTATAAAGGAAGATAAAAATGTAAGGACATGGGCCTATGTTTCTTCTGTAGTAACGGTTGGCGTTGTATTGTTTGGTTTACTGAGTTGTTCTGATCCTTCCTGTTTTGATTTCAAAGCTGAATGGATGGGTTCTCTCGGCAGCAGCTTTCATTTAAAGATGGATGGCATCAGTAAATTAATGTGCCTGCTTACGGCCATTGCTTATCCAATGATCTTTATTTCTACGCTTAAAACATCTTATAAAAATTCAAACCGGTATTTTGGCTTAATGCTCTTAACGCAGGCAGGCTTGTTAGGTGTGTTTACTGCTGCAGATGCATTATTGTTTTATTTCTTCTGGGAACTGGCATTGATACCTGTTTACTTTCTTTGCTCAACATGGGGAGGTGAAAAAAGGATCGCTGTTACTTTTAAATTCTTTGTTTATACATTTCTCGGGTCAGTATTAATGCTGATTGCTTTGTTATTTATTTATAACAGTACCCCTGATTCATCTTTTGATATAGAATCTTTTTATAAAGCAGCGGTGGGGGAGAACAGGCAGAGCTGGGTATTCTGGATGATGTTTGTTGCATTTGCAATTAAGATGCCTGTATTTCCTTTTCATACCTGGCAGCCGGACACGTATGAACAAACAAATACAGGAACAACAATGGTGCTGAGCGGCCTGATGGTGAAAATGGGATTGTTTGCTGTGATACGCTGGTTGCTCCCGGTCATTCCATTTGCAACAGCCAACTGGACAAATGCAGTTGCCTTCCTCTGTGTATTTGGAATTATTTATGCTTCGCTTATTGCTATACGGCAGGATGATATTAAAAGATTGGTGGCTTACTCATCTATTGCGCATATCGGGTTAATGTGTTTGACATTATTTGCAGTAAACAAAACCGGCATGCAGGGTGTAATGCTGCAAATGTTTAATCATGGTATCAATATTATCGGTTTGTGGATAGTGGTAGAAATCATTGAAAGAAATCTCGGAGTAAGAAAAATTTCCCAATTAGGGGGTTTGGCAAATTCATCACCAACGCTGGCAATCTTCCTTACCATCATTGCGCTGGCAAATATTGCATTGCCATTAACGAATGCTTTTCCCGGTGAGTTCTTAATGTTCAATGGAATTTTCAATAGTAATGCATTTGATGGCGGCTACACGTTATTCGGTAGTGTCAAATTCAATGCATCAAGTTTTGGTTTATTGTTTACAGTAGTGGCAGGCATTGGAATTATTCTCGCTGCCATTTATACATTGAATATGATCCGCAAAGTATTTTATGGCGAAACAAATGAGCTGACAGCAAAAGGAATAAGCCTGGGTATAAATGAAAAAATTGTTTTATCGGTGATCGTAATATTAATAATTGTAATTGGTGTTTATCCAAAACCATTATTAGACATTACAGAACAGGCGGCT
- the nuoI gene encoding NADH-quinone oxidoreductase subunit NuoI, whose product MTWLESIYLWNILKGMMVTLRHLFMRKATISYPEQKRSFSQVFRGLQVLNRDEEGRENCTACGLCAVACPAEAITMEAAERLPGEEHLYREEKYAAKYEINMLRCIFCGLCEEACPKDAIYLSQTFAPANYGREGFIYKKEDLLIPHPIEQPEEFKKALGERVQKN is encoded by the coding sequence ATGACATGGCTGGAGAGTATTTATCTCTGGAATATTCTGAAAGGCATGATGGTCACATTGCGTCACCTGTTTATGAGAAAAGCTACGATCAGTTATCCTGAGCAGAAACGCAGTTTCAGCCAGGTGTTTCGTGGTTTGCAGGTGCTGAACAGGGATGAAGAAGGTCGTGAGAATTGTACAGCATGTGGCTTATGTGCTGTAGCTTGTCCGGCTGAAGCAATTACGATGGAAGCAGCAGAACGTTTACCGGGTGAGGAGCATTTATACCGTGAAGAAAAATATGCAGCGAAATATGAGATCAATATGTTGCGCTGTATATTCTGCGGATTGTGTGAAGAGGCTTGCCCGAAAGATGCGATTTATTTATCACAGACTTTTGCGCCGGCAAACTACGGCCGCGAAGGATTTATATATAAGAAAGAAGATTTGCTGATTCCGCATCCGATCGAACAACCCGAAGAATTTAAAAAGGCGTTGGGAGAAAGGGTTCAGAAGAACTAA
- the nuoL gene encoding NADH-quinone oxidoreductase subunit L encodes MQNVLQIAWLIPFFPLLGFLITGLGRNKLSKGMTGIIGSGVIFISLLLSVWVFMQVKGGNAHDAYYFDFIKAGSINIPFEFRIDALSSLFLLIITGVGFLIHVYSTAYMHEENSSHYARYFSYLNLFVFSMLLLVMGGNYVVMFIGWEGVGLCSYLLIGYWFKNINYTAAANKAFIMNRIGDLGFLIAIFWLISKTGTASFTEVFSAKSLEALSQTDITVITLLLFVGATGKSAQIPLYTWLPDAMAGPTPVSALIHAATMVTAGIYMIARSNILYSMAPVTQNVVAYIGLATALLAATIALKQNDIKKVLAYSTVSQLGYMFIALGMGAYSAAVFHVMTHAFFKALLFLGAGSVIHAMSGEQDIRNMGGLSKKIKTTYFTFLVGTLAIAGFPFFSGFFSKDAILLATYGHNKTIYAFALLGAMLTGFYMFRLLLLTFHGSFRGTEEQKHHLHESPAAMTVPLIILAILSFAGGFIELPAVFGETANRLTQFLFSAVPLNTVHHVSHSMEWALMGLATGLVLVAVLFAYFKYRKYSATEEKGLGKVLENKWYVDELYDSIIVKPLNKLADFFDKVFESQVVDWIVNGAGKAVNYGSRQLRLLQSGHVGSYILLMVISMLLIFAWQFFIRK; translated from the coding sequence ATGCAAAACGTTTTACAAATAGCCTGGTTGATCCCTTTCTTTCCATTACTCGGTTTTTTAATTACCGGGTTGGGGAGGAATAAGCTCAGTAAAGGAATGACGGGCATTATTGGAAGCGGGGTGATATTTATTTCTTTGTTGCTGAGTGTTTGGGTGTTTATGCAGGTAAAAGGCGGCAACGCACATGATGCTTATTATTTCGATTTTATAAAAGCCGGATCGATCAATATTCCTTTTGAATTCCGGATTGATGCTTTATCATCTTTATTTCTTTTGATCATCACAGGTGTTGGTTTTTTAATTCATGTGTACTCTACGGCTTACATGCATGAAGAAAACTCATCACATTATGCCCGGTATTTTTCTTATCTCAACTTGTTTGTGTTTTCAATGCTGCTGCTGGTGATGGGAGGAAACTATGTAGTGATGTTTATCGGTTGGGAGGGTGTAGGACTTTGTTCTTATTTACTGATTGGCTATTGGTTTAAAAATATAAACTACACGGCTGCAGCCAATAAAGCATTTATCATGAACCGGATCGGCGATTTGGGATTCCTGATCGCTATTTTTTGGCTTATTAGTAAAACTGGCACTGCATCTTTTACAGAAGTGTTCTCTGCAAAGTCTCTGGAAGCTTTATCACAAACTGATATTACAGTAATTACATTGTTGTTATTTGTCGGCGCTACAGGCAAAAGTGCACAGATACCATTGTACACCTGGTTGCCAGATGCAATGGCAGGCCCGACCCCGGTTTCAGCATTGATCCATGCTGCTACGATGGTGACAGCCGGTATTTATATGATTGCACGAAGCAATATTTTGTATTCAATGGCTCCTGTTACTCAAAATGTGGTAGCCTATATTGGGTTGGCAACTGCTTTGTTGGCAGCAACAATTGCATTAAAACAAAATGATATTAAAAAAGTGTTGGCTTATTCAACTGTAAGCCAGTTAGGATATATGTTTATTGCATTAGGAATGGGTGCTTATTCAGCAGCTGTATTTCATGTAATGACGCATGCATTTTTTAAAGCTTTATTATTCCTTGGCGCAGGTAGTGTGATACATGCAATGAGTGGAGAACAAGACATAAGAAATATGGGTGGGCTGAGTAAAAAAATAAAGACAACTTATTTCACCTTCCTGGTAGGCACATTGGCTATTGCTGGTTTTCCTTTCTTCTCTGGTTTCTTTTCAAAAGATGCAATACTGCTCGCTACATACGGGCATAATAAAACTATTTATGCGTTTGCTTTGTTAGGTGCAATGCTAACCGGCTTCTATATGTTCCGGTTACTGTTACTTACTTTTCACGGATCGTTCCGGGGCACTGAAGAACAGAAACATCATTTACATGAAAGTCCGGCAGCAATGACTGTGCCTTTGATAATTCTTGCTATACTTTCTTTTGCTGGTGGATTTATTGAACTACCCGCAGTATTCGGCGAAACAGCAAACAGACTTACACAATTTTTATTTTCTGCTGTTCCATTAAATACGGTGCATCATGTGTCTCATTCAATGGAATGGGCATTGATGGGACTTGCTACGGGCCTGGTACTTGTAGCAGTGCTGTTTGCTTATTTTAAATACAGGAAATATTCAGCTACTGAAGAAAAGGGATTAGGAAAAGTGCTCGAGAATAAGTGGTATGTAGATGAATTATATGATTCGATCATTGTAAAACCTTTGAACAAGCTGGCTGATTTCTTTGATAAAGTATTTGAAAGCCAGGTAGTCGATTGGATAGTGAATGGAGCCGGCAAAGCTGTTAACTATGGCAGCAGACAATTACGGTTATTACAAAGCGGACATGTGGGTAGTTATATATTGCTGATGGTGATCAGCATGCTATTGATTTTTGCATGGCAATTTTTTATAAGAAAATAA
- the nuoH gene encoding NADH-quinone oxidoreductase subunit NuoH has protein sequence MVLLGLDWLLILEKAAFVLVIVGLSFFIAMYTTWAERKVAAWMQDRIGPNRAGPLGLFQPLADGGKLFFKEEIIPLASNKFLFILGPGLAMVTALVTSTVIPWGGTLNFFGRDISMQITDIDMGILFVFGVVSMGVYGIMIGGWASNNKFSLLAAIRGASQMISYELPMGLALIAVLFMTGSLKMSEIVHNQIANGWHIIYQPLGFIIFFVCALAECNRTPFDLPEAENELNFGYHQEYSSMKLGFYLFAEYINMFVSAAVISTLYFGGYDIPFVNEAAWDIPNWLLTFISFSVIMTKIIFFLFVFIWIRWTIPRFRYDQLMNLGWKKLIPLALLNMIATAAVMLWLNK, from the coding sequence ATGGTTTTGTTAGGATTAGATTGGTTATTGATTTTAGAGAAAGCAGCCTTTGTACTGGTTATAGTCGGCTTGTCTTTCTTTATTGCTATGTACACCACATGGGCTGAAAGAAAAGTGGCAGCATGGATGCAGGATCGTATTGGTCCCAACCGTGCAGGTCCATTAGGTTTGTTTCAGCCATTGGCTGATGGTGGTAAATTATTTTTCAAGGAAGAGATCATTCCGCTTGCTTCCAATAAATTTTTATTCATACTCGGCCCGGGATTAGCAATGGTAACTGCATTGGTGACAAGCACAGTAATTCCATGGGGAGGTACATTGAATTTCTTTGGAAGAGATATCAGTATGCAGATCACTGATATTGATATGGGAATTTTGTTTGTGTTTGGTGTAGTAAGCATGGGTGTATATGGAATTATGATCGGTGGATGGGCATCTAACAATAAATTCTCACTACTCGCGGCTATACGCGGAGCTTCACAAATGATCTCTTATGAACTGCCGATGGGTCTTGCATTGATCGCTGTTTTATTTATGACGGGCTCATTAAAAATGAGTGAGATAGTGCATAATCAAATTGCAAATGGCTGGCATATTATTTATCAGCCGCTTGGCTTTATCATATTTTTTGTTTGTGCATTGGCCGAATGTAACCGTACACCGTTTGATCTGCCGGAAGCAGAGAACGAATTGAACTTTGGATATCACCAGGAATATTCATCAATGAAATTGGGATTTTACCTGTTTGCTGAATACATCAATATGTTTGTAAGCGCAGCAGTAATATCAACTTTGTATTTCGGGGGATATGATATTCCATTTGTGAATGAAGCAGCATGGGATATACCAAACTGGCTGCTGACATTTATCAGTTTTAGTGTCATCATGACAAAGATCATTTTCTTCCTGTTTGTGTTTATCTGGATCCGTTGGACCATCCCACGTTTCCGGTATGACCAATTAATGAATCTTGGATGGAAGAAATTAATACCATTGGCGCTGTTGAATATGATTGCGACTGCAGCTGTGATGTTGTGGTTGAATAAATGA
- a CDS encoding NADH-quinone oxidoreductase subunit J — MGIIQILFGFLTVMALFSAIMVVISKNPVYSVLWLILVFFAISGHYILLNAQFLAIVNIIVYAGAIMVLFLFVIMLMNLNKETEPQKGRWLKIASVVAGGCLLLVLVAALKDAGDMKEKTALINTGNIGLIKILGKELFSTYVVPFEISSVLFLSAMVGAVVIGKKE; from the coding sequence ATGGGAATTATTCAAATATTATTCGGATTTCTTACGGTGATGGCACTGTTCAGTGCAATCATGGTTGTCATCAGTAAGAATCCTGTATATAGTGTGCTTTGGCTTATCCTCGTATTCTTTGCTATTTCAGGTCATTATATTTTATTGAATGCGCAGTTCCTGGCGATCGTAAATATTATTGTTTATGCAGGCGCCATCATGGTATTGTTCCTGTTTGTGATCATGCTGATGAACCTGAATAAGGAAACAGAACCACAAAAAGGAAGGTGGTTAAAAATTGCCAGTGTTGTTGCTGGAGGATGTTTGCTGCTGGTATTGGTAGCGGCGTTGAAAGATGCAGGTGATATGAAGGAAAAAACTGCATTGATCAATACAGGAAATATAGGATTAATAAAAATCCTGGGAAAGGAATTGTTCAGTACTTATGTAGTGCCGTTTGAAATAAGTAGTGTGTTGTTTTTAAGTGCCATGGTTGGCGCAGTGGTGATTGGAAAGAAAGAATAA
- the nuoK gene encoding NADH-quinone oxidoreductase subunit NuoK — MPINYYIFLSLALFVIGIVGVLIRRNAIIIFMCIELMLNAVNLLLVAFSKMHNAVSGAVDATAGTEGQIFVFFIMVVAAAEVSVGLAIIVMMYRNVHSVDIGFLNRLKH; from the coding sequence ATGCCGATCAATTATTACATATTTCTGTCACTTGCATTATTTGTAATTGGAATAGTGGGAGTGCTTATTCGTCGTAATGCCATTATCATTTTTATGTGCATTGAGCTTATGCTGAATGCAGTGAATCTGCTATTGGTGGCTTTTTCAAAAATGCATAATGCTGTATCTGGTGCGGTAGATGCAACGGCAGGAACAGAAGGACAAATATTCGTGTTTTTTATAATGGTAGTAGCCGCAGCAGAGGTAAGTGTGGGATTGGCAATTATTGTGATGATGTACCGGAATGTACATTCAGTAGATATAGGATTTTTAAACAGATTAAAGCATTGA